One Aegilops tauschii subsp. strangulata cultivar AL8/78 chromosome 7, Aet v6.0, whole genome shotgun sequence genomic window carries:
- the LOC109750684 gene encoding uncharacterized protein, which produces MATDAILETIKPRRSPWLEDLPVTNGGAAKGGKVDLSGMRRRVSSSLSLSLQPLSSSSSAAFRRARSMPSIKALAAAGAVRQWWEWGLGWVMTRKPSFARGLKMSEDEAALLGCHCRGTLRHVFYKARAEVRRLLGRDGRPLGGVAAQDFRYDSVSYAQNFDNGDVDARC; this is translated from the coding sequence ATGGCGACCGACGCGATCCTGGAGACCATCAAGCCTCGGCGGAGCCCGTGGCTGGAGGACCTCCCGGTGACGAATGGGGGCGCAGCGAAGGGCGGCAAGGTCGACCTGTCCGGGATGCGCCGGCGCGTGTCGTCGTCCTTGTCACTGAGCCTCCAGCCGctgtcctcgtcgtcgtccgcgGCGTTCCGGCGCGCGCGGTCGATGCCGTCGATCaaggcgctggcggcggcgggcgcggtgCGGCAGTGGTGGGAGTGGGGGCTCGGGTGGGTGATGACCCGGAAGCCCTCCTTCGCGCGTGGCCTCAAGATGAGCGAGGACGAGGCCGCCCTGCTCGGGTGCCACTGCCGCGGCACGCTCCGGCACGTCTTCTACAAGGCACGCGCCGAGGTGCGCCGCCTCCTCGGCCGCGACGGCCGCCCGCTCGGAGGCGTCGCCGCGCAGGACTTCAGGTACGACTCCGTCAGCTACGCCCAGAACTTCGACAACGGCGACGTCGACGCCAGATGCTAG